A window from Chryseobacterium vaccae encodes these proteins:
- a CDS encoding helix-turn-helix domain-containing protein: protein MPIIVNLDVMLAKRKMQSKELAEKLGITPVNLSILKTGKAKGVRFDTLEAICKILECQPGDILEYKE, encoded by the coding sequence ATGCCGATTATAGTCAACTTAGATGTAATGCTTGCCAAAAGAAAAATGCAGAGTAAAGAACTGGCAGAAAAATTAGGCATCACCCCCGTGAATCTGTCCATCCTGAAAACAGGAAAAGCGAAAGGTGTTCGGTTCGATACCCTGGAAGCCATCTGTAAAATCCTCGAATGCCAGCCGGGAGATATCCTGGAATACAAAGAATAA
- a CDS encoding ATP-binding protein, whose protein sequence is MKEFFPLTPSTGTLKDEQIIGREKEIYNILRALSVQSITLEEMRRMGKTLLLKKLVYLCNHNKVPDQFKKENFKAIYFSLQGQQNLGEVIDKLIQGFNGFKKWYKIDLAKTGEFIAKLVSSIKVDVYGAEFSVNLPEYQRSWKKIFFQTLENVGENLQKDNSKLILILDELPIMLWEWYQAGRHAEVTEFLDILRERRQELENKGLRFVYCGSIGIKVILQTLRRTLNYTGEPTNDMREFNVTPFSEEESSFLMECYLLSGYTIDTRKKAEIFKLIHELCDGLPFYIAHLFLIIQSEFNLEVNEDNIRKSHHLILNDSSYQKAFKQLTERLVIYYKDDSKLMSKVLSLISRADHPVPESEIITQIDAEDEKIKNILEILTEDHYFIKTAGSDGRKYGFKYKIFKEWWRINKA, encoded by the coding sequence ATGAAAGAATTTTTTCCTCTTACTCCTTCAACAGGGACTTTAAAAGACGAGCAGATTATAGGCAGAGAAAAAGAGATCTATAATATTCTCAGAGCCTTAAGTGTACAAAGTATCACTCTGGAGGAAATGAGAAGAATGGGCAAAACCCTTCTTCTTAAAAAACTGGTTTATCTGTGTAACCACAATAAGGTTCCTGACCAATTTAAAAAGGAAAACTTCAAAGCCATTTATTTTTCTCTGCAGGGACAGCAAAATCTGGGCGAGGTTATAGATAAACTGATACAAGGCTTCAATGGTTTCAAAAAATGGTATAAGATAGACCTGGCCAAAACCGGAGAATTTATAGCCAAACTGGTAAGTTCCATCAAAGTTGATGTTTATGGAGCTGAATTTTCGGTTAATCTGCCGGAATATCAAAGAAGCTGGAAGAAAATCTTTTTTCAGACCTTAGAAAATGTGGGGGAAAATTTACAGAAAGATAACAGCAAGCTTATTCTGATATTGGATGAATTACCCATCATGCTGTGGGAATGGTATCAGGCAGGAAGACATGCAGAAGTTACTGAATTTCTTGATATTCTCAGAGAACGAAGACAGGAATTGGAAAACAAAGGCTTAAGATTTGTTTACTGCGGCTCCATTGGCATTAAGGTTATATTACAGACTTTAAGGAGAACATTGAATTATACCGGAGAACCCACCAATGATATGAGAGAGTTCAACGTAACTCCTTTTTCAGAAGAAGAATCCTCGTTCTTAATGGAATGCTATCTTCTGTCCGGATATACGATTGATACACGAAAAAAAGCGGAAATCTTTAAGTTGATCCATGAATTATGCGATGGACTTCCTTTTTATATCGCTCATCTGTTTCTTATCATTCAGTCGGAGTTTAATCTTGAGGTGAATGAAGACAATATACGAAAGTCCCATCATCTGATTTTAAATGACTCTTCCTATCAAAAAGCATTTAAACAGCTTACAGAACGTCTTGTAATCTATTACAAAGATGATTCAAAGCTCATGAGCAAAGTCCTTTCACTTATTTCGAGAGCAGACCATCCGGTTCCAGAATCAGAAATTATTACCCAGATAGATGCTGAAGATGAAAAAATTAAAAATATTCTGGAAATCCTGACGGAGGATCACTACTTTATTAAAACAGCAGGCAGCGATGGAAGAAAATACGGTTTCAAATATAAAATTTTCAAAGAATGGTGGAGAATAAACAAGGCATAA
- a CDS encoding tunnelling fold family protein — MNYKIICNEEKLKEFIEWLPDLKPNEHYYVQLLARKKYNPETGLKADKAQLKRFTATKEMLLHKIRQLELPLGLYESGGVGVSQDNLAVYITPNPRDLHKASLLLMREISERLIRNDNAINPHTLSLNLIQTSTSRKVFFDLDIDFRTGDHQKVIDQFRADIENVINADCLTFIKTYGGLHCLIKTEAIGKEYQKSWYQKVSQLTCDHYEVTMNGDNVLPIAGCIQGIEFSPYFLN, encoded by the coding sequence ATGAACTATAAAATCATCTGTAACGAAGAAAAATTAAAGGAATTCATTGAATGGCTTCCGGATCTGAAACCTAATGAACACTATTATGTACAGCTTCTGGCCCGGAAAAAATACAATCCGGAAACAGGACTGAAAGCTGATAAAGCCCAGTTAAAACGTTTTACAGCAACCAAAGAAATGCTTCTTCATAAAATCAGGCAGCTTGAACTTCCTCTCGGTCTGTATGAATCCGGCGGAGTTGGGGTTTCACAGGATAATCTTGCCGTATACATTACCCCGAATCCAAGGGATCTTCATAAAGCTTCCCTGCTTCTGATGCGGGAAATTTCCGAAAGGCTGATCCGTAATGATAATGCCATCAATCCTCATACCCTGTCTTTAAACCTCATCCAGACCTCCACATCAAGGAAGGTTTTCTTTGACCTGGATATTGATTTCAGAACCGGGGATCATCAGAAGGTTATTGATCAATTCAGAGCTGATATAGAAAATGTCATCAATGCGGATTGTCTTACATTTATCAAAACCTATGGCGGACTGCACTGCCTCATCAAAACAGAAGCTATCGGAAAGGAATATCAGAAAAGCTGGTACCAGAAGGTTTCACAGCTAACCTGTGATCACTATGAAGTAACGATGAACGGTGATAATGTGCTTCCTATAGCGGGTTGCATCCAGGGAATTGAGTTTTCACCTTATTTTTTAAATTAA
- a CDS encoding TROVE domain-containing protein, with the protein MSKFNTRKTGFESGIIAGKLTDTAGKYSDYELLRRVTLANMLFESDYYQSADEIMNQIEDLCYRVDGEQIIELALECRFEQKLRHTPLWLLILAHEIHGVPVKDAVAKIANRPDMTMDLLQMLKARNGSYKMSKSIKKGLAKAFDQYDEYQIAKYKKSNLELSLVDVVNLVHPKPTAQNEHALKALIEDTLQPANTWEAALSQGADKKDTFERMIGEKSLGSLAILRNLRNMTETGVSRQTIKTAISQVSSNWLTPLNFLAAQRNAPDFTADIDEAMKNCFAQEKIQGTTILAIDVSGSMGQVTSSQSKFSRMDLAFTMAAAGSYIFEDMILVFTAGNDGNRKGKHMLWSNGKGLGLFNSYQQIYQELGGGGIFTYQLCEWLKEKGYAKDAERLVVISDSQDIDAHYGLDRKPDTSPYKNSYIIDISTHTHGIKTGNWTAEINGWSDKVFHYIKALEN; encoded by the coding sequence ATGTCAAAATTTAACACAAGAAAAACAGGATTCGAATCTGGTATTATTGCCGGAAAACTGACTGATACAGCAGGAAAATATTCTGATTACGAGCTGTTGAGAAGAGTAACCCTTGCCAATATGCTTTTCGAATCAGATTATTATCAGTCTGCCGATGAGATCATGAATCAGATTGAGGATCTGTGTTACAGAGTAGACGGAGAACAGATCATTGAGCTGGCTCTGGAATGCCGTTTCGAACAGAAACTGAGACATACTCCTCTATGGCTGCTTATTCTTGCTCATGAAATTCACGGAGTTCCCGTAAAAGATGCTGTGGCTAAAATTGCCAACCGTCCGGATATGACTATGGATCTTCTTCAGATGCTAAAGGCAAGAAATGGTTCATATAAAATGTCTAAATCCATTAAAAAAGGTCTGGCCAAAGCTTTTGATCAATATGATGAATACCAGATCGCCAAATATAAAAAAAGTAACCTGGAATTATCTCTGGTAGATGTTGTCAATCTGGTACATCCGAAACCAACTGCCCAAAATGAGCACGCTCTGAAAGCGCTTATCGAAGATACTTTACAGCCTGCCAATACATGGGAAGCAGCTCTGTCTCAAGGTGCTGATAAAAAGGATACGTTTGAGAGAATGATTGGTGAAAAAAGTCTGGGTTCTCTGGCGATCCTGAGAAACCTAAGAAATATGACCGAAACAGGAGTTTCAAGACAGACTATCAAAACAGCGATCTCACAGGTCAGCAGCAACTGGCTTACCCCACTGAATTTCCTGGCTGCCCAGAGAAATGCTCCCGATTTCACGGCTGATATTGACGAAGCTATGAAAAACTGTTTTGCCCAGGAAAAAATTCAAGGAACAACCATCCTGGCGATTGATGTTTCCGGAAGTATGGGACAGGTCACTTCTTCCCAGTCTAAATTTTCAAGAATGGATCTTGCTTTTACCATGGCAGCCGCAGGTTCTTATATTTTTGAAGATATGATCCTAGTATTCACCGCCGGAAACGATGGTAATAGAAAAGGAAAGCATATGCTGTGGAGCAATGGTAAAGGTCTTGGACTTTTCAACAGCTATCAGCAGATTTACCAGGAATTAGGCGGAGGTGGCATCTTTACCTATCAGTTATGTGAATGGCTGAAAGAAAAAGGATATGCAAAAGATGCAGAAAGGCTGGTGGTGATCTCTGATAGCCAGGATATCGATGCGCATTACGGACTGGACAGAAAGCCGGACACCTCACCTTATAAAAATTCATATATCATTGATATTTCAACCCATACCCACGGTATAAAAACAGGAAACTGGACCGCAGAGATCAATGGATGGAGTGATAAAGTATTTCATTATATTAAGGCTCTGGAAAATTAA
- a CDS encoding ABC transporter ATP-binding protein codes for MNTLSINHLSLTYKNGFQAVKDISLEIQNGMFGLLGPNGAGKSSLMKTIVGLQKPTSGNIIFNGNDVAKDPDYIKKNLGFLPQDFGVYPKVSANDLLEHIAVLKGITDRSERKNQILNLLEKVNLSDFMKKEVHTFSGGMKQRFGVAQALLGNPKIIIVDEPTAGLDPEERNRFNSLLDDISQDVIVILSTHLVEDVRNLCSEMAIMNHGQILKQGKPSELISGLENRIWSKPISKNELENYQSSHEVISRQLIERELHITVFSQEQPKDFYPVTPLLEHVYFHSLTQKI; via the coding sequence ATGAATACTTTATCCATCAATCACCTCAGCCTTACCTACAAAAATGGTTTTCAGGCAGTAAAAGACATCTCTCTGGAGATACAGAACGGAATGTTCGGGCTGCTTGGTCCGAACGGTGCCGGAAAATCTTCGTTAATGAAAACAATCGTAGGACTTCAGAAACCGACTTCCGGAAATATCATTTTCAACGGAAATGATGTTGCCAAAGATCCGGATTACATCAAGAAGAATCTGGGATTTCTTCCACAGGACTTCGGAGTATATCCTAAAGTTTCCGCGAATGATCTTCTGGAACATATTGCGGTTTTAAAAGGGATTACAGACCGTTCCGAACGTAAAAATCAGATTTTAAACCTGCTTGAAAAAGTCAACCTTTCAGACTTCATGAAAAAGGAGGTTCACACTTTTTCAGGAGGAATGAAACAGCGTTTCGGGGTAGCTCAGGCCCTTTTAGGAAATCCAAAGATTATCATTGTTGATGAACCTACAGCCGGTCTGGATCCTGAAGAACGCAACCGTTTCAATTCCCTTCTGGACGATATCAGCCAGGACGTTATCGTCATCCTTTCCACTCATCTGGTAGAAGATGTAAGAAACCTCTGTTCCGAAATGGCCATCATGAATCATGGGCAAATCCTGAAGCAGGGAAAGCCTTCCGAATTAATTTCCGGACTGGAAAACAGGATCTGGAGCAAACCCATCAGTAAAAATGAACTGGAAAATTACCAATCCAGCCACGAAGTGATCAGCAGACAACTCATAGAAAGAGAACTGCACATCACCGTATTCTCCCAGGAACAACCTAAGGACTTCTACCCTGTAACTCCTTTACTGGAACACGTTTACTTCCATTCCCTCACTCAAAAAATTTAG
- a CDS encoding TfoX/Sxy family protein has product MAYNIELADRVREWLAAVEHIEVEEKKMFSGLAFLVNGKMCINISHDNLMCRYNPELEEEVSEKAGFLPMIMRGKQLKEYCYVEPIGFQKPDDFEYWMKICLEYNPLAKSSKKK; this is encoded by the coding sequence ATGGCTTATAATATTGAATTGGCAGACAGGGTAAGGGAATGGCTTGCTGCTGTAGAACATATTGAGGTTGAAGAGAAAAAAATGTTCAGTGGTCTGGCTTTTCTGGTCAACGGAAAAATGTGCATCAACATCAGCCATGATAATCTGATGTGCCGCTATAACCCGGAACTGGAAGAGGAGGTTTCAGAGAAAGCAGGTTTTCTCCCCATGATTATGAGAGGAAAGCAGCTTAAAGAGTATTGTTATGTGGAACCGATCGGTTTTCAGAAGCCTGATGATTTTGAATATTGGATGAAAATCTGTCTTGAATATAATCCACTGGCTAAATCTTCAAAGAAAAAGTGA
- a CDS encoding ATP-grasp domain-containing protein — protein MKNIIALSPMYTEDSNNLKKASLNSPYELNRFNAQWKVPEEFRSDVIGVYGEDIYAEIVAGQCGLTLTKPDDDWMVHISEEFTQRKISYGRLKDFTDLENIFIKCADFKSFKAGVYDKITDIKGFDTVDPESTVFISEVVEWELEVRCFVLNGKIKTHSSYWRNNTFDTNPLSETEEQEMFSFFEKFIRQYASTLPKAVVLDFGIIQGKGWALIEANPAWCSGLYACDAEKALEVIVESSIKH, from the coding sequence ATGAAAAATATAATCGCGCTTTCTCCCATGTACACGGAAGACAGCAACAATCTGAAAAAAGCATCCCTCAACTCTCCTTATGAGCTGAACCGGTTTAATGCCCAATGGAAGGTTCCGGAAGAATTCCGTTCTGATGTCATTGGCGTATACGGAGAAGATATTTATGCAGAGATTGTTGCCGGGCAGTGCGGACTGACCCTTACCAAACCGGATGATGACTGGATGGTTCATATTTCAGAAGAATTTACCCAACGGAAAATTTCCTACGGCCGGCTGAAAGACTTTACAGATCTGGAAAACATTTTCATCAAATGTGCAGATTTTAAAAGCTTTAAAGCAGGGGTTTATGATAAAATAACTGATATCAAGGGTTTTGACACCGTTGACCCTGAAAGTACCGTCTTTATTTCGGAAGTGGTGGAATGGGAACTTGAAGTGCGATGCTTTGTATTGAACGGGAAAATAAAAACCCATTCGTCCTATTGGAGGAATAATACTTTTGATACCAATCCGCTTTCTGAAACAGAAGAGCAGGAAATGTTCTCATTTTTTGAGAAATTCATCAGACAATACGCCTCTACCCTTCCCAAAGCGGTTGTTCTGGACTTTGGAATCATTCAGGGAAAAGGCTGGGCTCTCATTGAAGCGAATCCCGCCTGGTGTTCCGGTTTATATGCCTGTGATGCAGAAAAAGCCCTGGAGGTGATTGTGGAAAGCAGTATTAAACATTAG
- a CDS encoding helix-turn-helix domain-containing protein — protein MVENKQGINTVLSFGAKSVNPEILEQLLTGRAAAADFFENKVDAIVKNNNNQFWLIIGQRGMGKTHLMSVLHSRIQHYVKEGKLKTAYFAEEEYGVDNFFDFLLRILNSFIKWYEEDQTFLQKELEILQNTAASRQLSYLENIIKTFTAQKPLLILAENFGDILEQMGSEEQGRLRAWLYENDNINIIATSQSISDDFDREDRPFYGFFTLYYLKNLSFEETYSFLLSLAEIEKDEPLINHLKTKGKPQVRAIFDLVKGNHRLLVTFYHFLKADTLAKVSENFIKTINDLKPYYETYIRYLPPQQQKILRYIALSRRPQKGTEISKNCFIEQKSLSKQLSELSRKKLVDAIPDPADRRNKFYDITEPLLRISIEVGEHKEGITSLFIDFLAYYYNIEELDKRSKKFNELLQHCNEKDQKNILYEIEAIHKALNIKQEKLDAIFNELAELIQREDFKKAEEVYFTNLSENRDELNLLIAIYLHNAHKYEKAISYFRKVNVNKKSFIALNSTSIYNYYTGFTNSLLNLFFTTDDYPLLQKAIELTETMYKKHGIMSHEYVMARTAMAKSLFENNKKSEAEPIVNHIIDLEFNSYSNEYKYLILELVYDLWNGEEKKFTSEYLNYIKSLSIKERIEIYSKLTRRPHFKIFFLLSATIEEDIQTGDLNEILTTWITNILSYSNSLKVDELIYLLAFTAKNIEKIPEMAILEAYTLLYREVIINKNNSALYELPKEQRVFFEQKILKHHHDYSGSEK, from the coding sequence ATGGTGGAGAATAAACAAGGCATAAATACGGTACTTTCATTCGGAGCGAAAAGTGTAAATCCTGAAATACTGGAACAACTGCTTACCGGAAGAGCCGCAGCAGCCGATTTTTTCGAAAATAAAGTCGATGCGATTGTAAAGAATAACAATAATCAGTTCTGGCTTATTATAGGACAGCGGGGAATGGGGAAAACCCACCTGATGAGCGTTTTACACTCCAGGATACAGCATTATGTAAAGGAAGGAAAGCTTAAGACGGCCTATTTTGCCGAAGAAGAATACGGGGTAGACAATTTTTTTGACTTTCTGCTGAGAATCTTAAATTCCTTTATTAAATGGTATGAGGAAGATCAAACCTTTTTACAAAAAGAACTGGAAATATTACAGAATACGGCAGCTTCCAGACAATTAAGCTACCTGGAAAATATAATCAAAACGTTTACAGCTCAAAAGCCACTTCTTATTCTTGCTGAAAACTTCGGGGATATTCTGGAACAGATGGGCAGTGAAGAACAAGGCAGGTTAAGAGCATGGCTTTATGAAAATGATAACATCAATATTATAGCCACCAGCCAGTCCATTAGTGATGATTTCGACAGAGAGGACCGTCCATTTTACGGTTTTTTCACCTTGTACTATCTTAAAAACTTGTCTTTCGAAGAAACTTATTCTTTTTTACTTTCTTTAGCCGAAATAGAAAAGGATGAACCCCTTATCAACCATTTAAAAACAAAAGGAAAGCCTCAGGTTCGTGCTATCTTTGATCTGGTGAAAGGCAACCACCGTCTGCTGGTTACTTTTTATCATTTCCTTAAAGCTGACACCCTGGCCAAAGTATCAGAAAATTTCATTAAAACCATCAATGATCTGAAGCCCTACTATGAAACTTACATCCGGTATCTTCCACCCCAGCAGCAGAAAATTTTACGGTACATTGCATTATCCCGGCGTCCCCAAAAAGGAACCGAAATATCCAAGAACTGCTTTATAGAACAAAAATCGTTAAGCAAGCAGCTAAGTGAACTTTCCAGAAAGAAGCTGGTTGATGCCATTCCTGATCCAGCTGACAGGCGCAATAAGTTTTATGACATCACCGAACCTTTACTCAGAATCAGCATTGAAGTGGGTGAACATAAAGAGGGAATTACATCTTTATTTATAGATTTTCTGGCGTATTACTACAATATTGAAGAGCTTGACAAAAGGAGCAAAAAGTTTAATGAACTTCTCCAGCACTGCAATGAAAAAGATCAGAAAAATATTTTATACGAAATCGAAGCTATTCATAAAGCATTGAATATAAAACAGGAAAAGCTGGATGCTATTTTTAATGAGCTTGCAGAATTAATTCAGAGAGAAGATTTCAAGAAAGCTGAAGAAGTTTATTTTACCAACCTGTCTGAAAACAGGGATGAATTGAACCTCCTTATTGCCATCTATTTACACAACGCCCATAAGTACGAAAAAGCAATCAGTTATTTCAGAAAAGTTAACGTTAATAAAAAGTCTTTTATTGCTTTGAATTCAACAAGCATATATAACTATTATACAGGATTTACCAATTCTTTGCTCAACTTATTTTTCACTACTGATGATTACCCATTATTACAGAAAGCCATTGAATTAACAGAAACCATGTACAAAAAACATGGAATAATGAGTCATGAATATGTTATGGCGAGAACAGCAATGGCAAAAAGTTTATTTGAAAACAATAAAAAATCAGAAGCAGAACCTATTGTAAACCATATCATTGATTTAGAATTCAACAGCTACTCAAATGAATATAAGTACCTGATCCTTGAACTGGTTTATGATTTATGGAACGGAGAAGAAAAGAAATTCACCTCCGAGTATCTGAATTATATAAAATCACTGTCTATAAAAGAAAGAATTGAGATTTATTCAAAATTAACCAGAAGGCCGCATTTCAAAATATTTTTCTTACTTTCTGCTACCATTGAGGAGGATATTCAAACAGGTGACCTGAATGAAATTCTTACGACCTGGATCACCAATATCCTGAGCTATTCAAACAGTCTAAAAGTAGATGAATTGATATATTTACTAGCATTCACAGCTAAAAATATTGAAAAGATCCCTGAAATGGCGATATTGGAAGCATATACCCTTCTTTACAGAGAAGTAATCATTAATAAAAACAACTCCGCCCTTTACGAGCTTCCTAAAGAGCAAAGAGTTTTCTTTGAACAAAAAATCCTTAAACACCATCATGACTATTCAGGATCTGAAAAATAA
- a CDS encoding DUF2975 domain-containing protein — protein MNQTKIISKILYYICLILSGGYLITGVYSGLCLSTGFSVTPYKDGKFLHINYPFTEQPYLNIENNYSYIIFSFLLVLVSYGIFFWLSAKVFKVFFQDKLFTRGNILQLKRFYLYNIFVPLPIVIIASFFVEVESMIWGLVFIHFMLGIFCLFLANIFKQGLHLQNEQDLFI, from the coding sequence ATGAACCAGACTAAAATTATTTCGAAGATTCTGTATTACATCTGTCTTATCCTTTCGGGTGGGTATCTTATTACAGGTGTATATTCAGGATTATGCCTGTCTACAGGTTTTTCTGTTACTCCTTATAAAGATGGGAAATTTCTTCATATTAATTATCCCTTTACAGAACAGCCTTATTTGAATATTGAAAATAATTATTCCTATATTATTTTCTCTTTCTTACTGGTTTTAGTTTCCTATGGAATTTTTTTCTGGCTTTCCGCTAAAGTTTTTAAGGTATTTTTCCAGGACAAACTGTTTACAAGGGGAAATATCCTTCAGCTTAAGAGATTTTACCTGTATAATATTTTCGTCCCGCTTCCCATAGTGATTATCGCGAGTTTCTTTGTGGAAGTGGAAAGTATGATCTGGGGTCTGGTGTTTATTCACTTTATGCTTGGAATTTTCTGCCTGTTTCTTGCGAATATCTTTAAGCAAGGGCTACATTTGCAAAACGAACAAGACCTATTTATATAA
- a CDS encoding nucleotidyltransferase domain-containing protein, whose translation MTIQDLKNKNLILLETISGSRAFGLATENSDTDIRGVYYLPKKDFFGLNYIPQISNETNDITYYEIGRFVELLQKNNPNILEILATPEDCILYKDPLMDLLQPEDFLSKLCKDTFAGYAISQIKKAKGLNKKILNPIEKERKSILDFCFILEGEGSVPLKKWLAENHLLQENCGLTNIGNTKGMHALFYDESGNLDYKGIIQHEEANQVSLSSVPKGENPKAYLFCNLDSYSTYCKDYREYWKWVSERNEDRYNVNQQHGQNYDSKNMMHTIRLLQSCEHIFKTGNVKIRVDNRDELLDIKAGNQSYESVMQKTENLITSIEHYYLTSGLPDFPDLEKTTDILIEIREKLYQ comes from the coding sequence ATGACTATTCAGGATCTGAAAAATAAAAACCTTATTCTCCTTGAAACCATTTCCGGAAGCCGTGCTTTCGGATTAGCTACCGAAAACTCGGATACAGACATCCGGGGTGTTTATTATTTACCGAAGAAAGACTTTTTCGGACTGAATTATATTCCGCAGATTTCCAATGAAACCAATGATATTACGTATTATGAAATCGGAAGGTTTGTAGAGCTGCTTCAAAAAAACAATCCCAATATTCTGGAAATTCTGGCAACGCCTGAAGATTGTATTCTGTATAAAGACCCGCTCATGGACCTTCTTCAGCCTGAAGACTTCCTGTCTAAATTATGCAAAGACACCTTTGCGGGTTACGCTATTTCACAGATCAAAAAGGCGAAAGGGCTCAATAAAAAGATTCTTAATCCTATTGAAAAAGAAAGAAAATCCATCCTTGATTTCTGCTTCATTCTTGAAGGAGAAGGCTCTGTTCCTCTGAAAAAATGGCTTGCGGAAAACCATCTGCTTCAGGAAAACTGCGGACTGACCAATATCGGAAATACCAAAGGAATGCACGCCCTGTTCTATGATGAATCCGGTAATTTGGACTATAAAGGAATTATCCAGCATGAAGAAGCCAACCAGGTTTCTCTTTCATCCGTTCCGAAAGGTGAAAATCCTAAAGCTTACCTCTTCTGCAATCTGGACTCCTACTCTACTTACTGCAAAGATTACAGGGAATACTGGAAATGGGTTTCCGAACGGAATGAAGACCGTTACAACGTTAATCAGCAGCACGGACAAAATTACGACAGTAAAAATATGATGCATACCATCCGTCTGCTTCAGTCCTGCGAGCATATCTTTAAAACCGGAAACGTAAAGATCCGGGTAGATAACCGGGATGAGCTCCTGGACATCAAAGCCGGAAATCAATCCTATGAAAGCGTGATGCAGAAAACAGAAAATCTGATCACTTCTATTGAACATTATTATTTAACATCCGGTCTTCCCGACTTTCCGGATCTGGAAAAAACAACGGATATTTTAATAGAAATCAGAGAGAAGTTATATCAATAA